The following are encoded together in the Humulus lupulus chromosome 5, drHumLupu1.1, whole genome shotgun sequence genome:
- the LOC133778004 gene encoding uncharacterized protein LOC133778004, whose translation MVMHPLRRCQYLWWFILVGHLHIVIPCCSSIESGSGRLRLKEWSLDSQLLISNGSQNITKFQEQVPTLSSLSVGSISCEDLVGVGSFNTTCLLNSNFILKSDLYVYGTGNLEILPHVSIMCPIEGCVITFNLSGNVNIGQYANIVAGSVIFSAANLTMDYNSSINTTSLGGLPPSQTSGTPVGYEGAGGGHGGRGASCLKNNKTSFWGGDVYAWSSLSKPWSYGSKGGGTSARTPFGGNGGGRVKLIVKDTLYINGSVTSEGGYGGSASGGGSGGSIFVHAVKLKGNGTISAAGGTGWGGGGGGRISLDCYSIQEDVKVAVHGGLSIGCPGNAGAAGTYFNADLLSLRVGNDNITTETETPLLDFPTRPLWSHVFVENNAKVLVPLLWTRVQVRGQIGLYRGGSIIFGLSKFPVSEFELVAEELLMSDSTIKVFGAFRVAVKMLLMWNSQIQIDGGGNTVVTTSVLEVRNLVVLRQNSVISSNANLGVYGQGLLRLTGLGDAIKGQRLSLSLFYNITVGHGSLIQAPLDDDASRLMITKSLCESQTCPMDLITPPDDCHVNYTLSFSIQICRVEDILVSGLVRGSVIHIHRARTVIIGSNGLITASELGCSEGIGKGNYSNGAGSGAGHGGRGGSGYFNGRKSNGGNKYGNADLPCELGSGAEAPVDSFDNVVGGGMIVMGSIQWPLLGLHIYGSLSADGESLKKATRNVDGSLIGGVGGGSGGTILLFLQGLSLAENSSLSVLGGNGGPHGGGGGGGGRVHFHWSKIDYGDKYIPVASISGSIGNSGGAGNNGGLYGEKGTVTGRKCPKGLYGTYCRECPIGTYKDTDGSDDNLCVPCSLDLLPSRAEFIYMRGGVTKPSCPYKCISDKYRMPNCYTPLEELLYTFGGPWPFSVLLSCILVLLATLLNTLRIKFIGSGSYNSAGSIQHHSHHHFPYLLSLSEVRGTKSEEAQSHVHRMYFMGPNTFREPWHLPYSPPNAIIEIVYEDAFNRFIDEFNSVAAYDWWEGSVHSILSVLAYPCAWSWKQWRRRCKVHRLQEFVKSEYDHSCLRSCRSRALYKGMKVGATPDLMVAYIDFFLGGDEKRVDMVSIIQKRFPMCIIFGGDGSYMAPYNVHSDALLTNLIGQHVPATVWNRLVAGLNGQLRTVRHGSIRSHLILVINWINSHANPQLEFHGVRIEVGWFQATASGYYQLGILVVVGDYPLQNMDQSEVFDRSNSETPRSNASCTTTSKQSQQSLPYIGHALAIKKITGGINGGLINDATVRSLDFRRDFLFPLSLILHNTRPVGRQETLQLLITAMLLTDLFVTLLTLLQFYWISLGAFLSILLVLPLSLLSPFPAGLNALFSKEPRRASLARVYALWNATSLSNIAVAFIYGSFHYGFSSIQLPDGANTWNTRREDAKWWLLPTILLLCKTIQARFVDWHIANLEIEDYSLFCPDPDAFWAHESGS comes from the exons ATGGTGATGCATCCTTTGCGAAGGTGCCAGTATCTTTGGTGGTTCATTTTGGTGGGACATCTCCATATAGTCATCCCTTGTTGTAGTTCAATTGAGTCTGGAAGTGGACGCCTAAGGTTGAAAGAATGGTCACTTGACTCTCAGTTACTTATAAGTAATGGTTCTCAAAACATCACGAAATTTCAAGAGCAAGTTCCAACTTTGTCATCCCTATCGGTAGGCTCAATATCATGTGAAGACCTGGTAGGAGTTGGATCATTTAATACCACTTGCTTGCTGAATTCGAACTTCATCTTAAAATCTGATCTCTATGTATATGGTACTGGAAATTTGGAGATACTTCCACATGTGTCCATTATGTGTCCGATTGAGGGTTGTGTGATTACTTTTAACTTGTCTGGCAATGTTAATATTGGTCAATATGCGAATATTGTTGCTGGTTCAGTAATTTTCTCAGCCGCCAATCTGACTATGGACTATAATTCTTCCATAAATACAACATCTTTGGGTGGATTACCACCTTCCCAAACTAGTGGTACACCAGTGGGCTACGAGGGTGCTGGTGGAGGGCATGGTGGCCGGGGTGCTTCTTGCTTGAAAAATAATAAGACAAGTTTCTGGGGTGGTGATGTTTATGCTTGGTCATCATTGTCTAAGCCATGGAGTTATGGGAGTAAGGGTGGTGGGACATCTGCTAGAACTCCATTCGGAGGGAATGGTGGAGGACGTGTTAAACTTATAGTAAAGGATACACTATATATAAATGGGTCTGTCACTTCAGAAGGTGGTTACGGAGGGTCAGCTAGTGGAGGTGGCTCTGGGGGAAGTATATTTGTGCATGCTGTAAAGCT GAAGGGAAATGGAACTATAAGTGCAGCTGGTGGGACTGGATGGGGTGGAGGTGGTGGTGGAAGAATATCTCTGGATTGTTACAGCATACAAGAAGATGTTAAAGTTGCAGTGCACG GTGGTTTGAGTATTGGTTGCCCAGGGAATGCTGGAGCAGCTGGAACCTACTTTAATGCAGATTTACTTAGTCTCAGAGTTGGTAATGACAATATCACAACAGAAACTGAAACCCCTCTGCTTGATTTCCCAACCAGACCATTATGGTCACATGTGTTTGTGGAGAATAATGCTAAAGTGTTGGTTCCACTGCTATGGACCAGAGTTCAG GTGAGAGGCCAAATTGGGTTATATCGTGGAGGCAGTATCATTTTTGGGTTGTCGAAATTCCCAGTTTCAGAGTTTGAGCTTGTTGCGGAAGAACTTTTGATGAGTGATTCCACCATAAAG GTTTTTGGTGCATTTAGAGTTGCTGTCAAGATGTTACTCATGTGGaactctcaaattcaaattgACGGAGGTGGAAACACTGTTGTTACGACCTCAGTTCTTGAAGTGAGGAATTTGGTTGTCCTGAGG CAAAATTCTGTCATTAGTTCAAATGCGAACTTGGGTGTTTACGGTCAGGGGCTGCTGAGGTTGACTGGTCTCGGTGATGCAATCAAAGGCCAGAGACTCTCTCTGTCTCTGTTTTATAACATAACA GTTGGGCACGGTTCTTTAATTCAAGCTCCATTGGATGATGATGCTAGTAGACTCAT GATAACAAAATCACTGTGTGAGAGTCAGACTTGTCCAATGGATTTAATTACTCCACCTGATGATTGCCATGTCAATTATACACTGTCCTTTTCAATTCAA ATCTGCCGTGTTGAAGACATTCTTGTGAGTGGCCTTGTCAGGGGAAGCGTCATTCACATCCACAGGGCAAGGACTGTAATTATTGGTTCTAATGGTCTGATTACAGCATCCGAGTTAG GATGCAGTGAAGGTATTGGAAAGGGAAACTATTCAAATGGAGCTGGAAGTGGGGCCGGACATGGTGGAAGAGGGGGCTCTGGGTATTTCAATGGTAGGAAGAGCAATGGTGGCAATAAATATGGGAATGCTGACCTTCCATGTGAATTAGGAAGTGGAGCTGAGGCACCCGTTGATTCGTTTGATAATGTCGTTGGTGGGGGAATGATCG TGATGGGATCTATCCAGTGGCCACTCTTGGGGCTTCATATCTATGGATCTTTGAGTGCGGATGGTGAAAGCTTAAAGAAAGCTACCAGAAATGTTGATGGTTCTTTGATTGGCGGAGTTGGTGGAGGTTCAGGTGGAACAATCCTCCTTTTTCTTCAAGGGCTTAGCCTTGCAGAGAACTCATCTTTGTCTGTTCTTGGAGGCAATGGTGGTCCTCATGGTGGAGGTGGGGGTGGGGGTGGTAGAGTTCATTTCCACTGGTCCAAGATCGATTATGGGGACAAGTATATTCCTGTTGCGAGTATAAGTGGCTCCATTGGCAATAG TGGAGGTGCTGGGAATAATGGTGGTCTTTATGGTGAAAAGGGCACTGTCACTGGAAGAAAATGTCCCAAGGGCCTCTATGGCACTTACTGCAGG GAATGTCCTATTGGCACATATAAAGATACTGATGGCTCAGATGACAATCTTTGTGTTCCTTGTTCACTTGATCTTCTTCCTAGTCGTGCTGAGTTCATATATATGCGAG GCGGAGTTACTAAGCCATCATGTCCCTATAAGTGTATATCTGACAAGTATAGAATGCCAAATTGCTATACTCCTCTTGAAGAGCTGCTTTATACTTTTGGAGGACCATGGCCTTTCTCAGTTCTGCTATCATGCATTTTGGTTCTTCTGGCTACGTTGTTAAATACTTTAAGGATAAAATTTATTGGTTCAGGTTCTTATAACAGTGCAGGTTCGATTCAACATCACAGTCATCACCATTTCCCATATCTTCTTTCATTATCTGAG GTGCGAGGAACCAAATCTGAAGAAGCTCAAAGCCATGTTCACAGGATGTACTTTATGGGTCCTAATACCTTTAGAGAACCATGGCATCTTCCCTACTCTCCTCCTAACGCAATCATTGAAATAGT GTATGAAGATGCTTTTAACAGATTTATTGATGAGTTCAACTCTGTTGCTGCTTATGATTGGTGGGAAGGATCAGTTCACAGCATTCTTTCAGTTCTTGCATATCCTTGTGCCTGGTCCTGGAAACAGTGGCGTCGGCGATGTAAAGTACATCGTCTTCAGGAATTTGTTAAATCTGAATATGACCATTCATGTCTCCGCTCTTGTAGATCCCGAGCTTTATACAAAGGAATGAAG GTTGGAGCAACCCCAGACTTGATGGTGGCCTATATTGATTTTTTTCTTGGAGGTGATGAGAAGCGTGTAGACATGGTCTCAATTATACAGAAAAGATTTCCCATGTGCATAATTTTTGGCGGTGATGGAAGCTATATGGCACCTTACAATGTTCATAGTGATGCATTATTGACTAATCTCATTGGGCAG CATGTTCCGGCAACTGTGTGGAATCGTTTGGTGGCTGGTTTAAATGGTCAGTTGAGAACAGTGAGGCATGGATCTATTCGGTCTCACCTAATCCTGGTTATTAATTGGATAAATAGCCATGCAAACCCTCAACTTGAGTTCCATGGGGTTAGAATTGAGGTTGGATGGTTTCAAGCAACAGCATCTGGTTATTATCAGCTCGGGATATTGGTTGTAGTTGGTGACTATCCTCTTCAGAATATGGACCAGTCTGAAGTATTTGATAGAAGTAATAGTGAAACTCCAAG GTCTAATGCGTCATGTACAACAACTTCTAAGCAGTCACAACAAAGCTTGCCATATATAGGTCATGCATTGGCTATTAAAAAGATTACAGGAGGAATTAATGGAGGTCTTATAAACGATGCTACTGTGAGATCATTAGATTTTAGAAGAGACTTCCTCTTTCCACTTTCTCTAATATTGCACAATACAAGACCTGTGGGTCGTCAG GAAACCCTGCAGCTGCTGATTACTGCCATGCTTTTGACGGATCTTTTTGTCACCCTTCTTACATTGCTTCAATTCTATTGGATTTCTCTTGGAGCTTTCCTTTCTATCTTACTTGTTCTTCCTTTGTCACTTCTTTCTCCATTTCCGGCTGGGTTGAATGCGTTATTCAGTAAGGAACCTAGAAGAGCATCGCTTGCTCGTGTCTATGCATTGTGGAATGCTACATCTCTATCGAATATT GCAGTTGCATTCATTTATGGCAGTTTTCATTATGGATTTTCCTCGATCCAACTTCCTGATGGAGCAAATACATGGAACACTAGAAG GGAGGATGCTAAATGGTGGCTTTTGCCAACAATTCTCTTGTTGTGTAAGACAATACAAGCTCGTTTTGTGGATTGGCACATTGCAAACTTAGAAATTGAAGATTATTCACTGTTCTGCCCTGATCCAGATGCTTTTTGGGCGCATGAATCTGGTTCGTGA